A window of the Brachybacterium sacelli genome harbors these coding sequences:
- a CDS encoding RecB family exonuclease — protein MVSTLTRQGLHLDAADLAQVRRTALSASTAKALSHNCAAGYAFGKLLGEQAPDPFAATTQGTAVHSVLEELYKLPGGKRTRRRAANILLSMVAQWRHGDFPQLNDPVTRQLFIADVIGKYQGIFDIEDPREVDVVATEWPLRGIELGGVPFIGFVDLTLRVTARGRTGLRPVDFKTSNKIPDKRKLELYGDDHGDQIRLYAAGLRKVQDEPVIEGRVNYTRHGKSRVVAVSEKRVAQTVGEFARAWDIHNEMVQEAMFPTQTGPLCGWCPLVNLCPAAQASKFNTDRTDSQTALCQTDLIDIEAAVPSREDQASPTAVVSPAEPGETTETSMEGLIMAEHALAEDKPWEEVVRGKLNGASYAATGYFGISSLAYELLGTHGVPIQRIAVDAMTNVLASIVTDVQEGLSGSTSFQEGTNTRIRGVLRTVLVSVPPPFGEDAETWATWIKMVTGHTRSIAAAAVRLAGTDEITADIDTLASIAPMRKEA, from the coding sequence ATGGTCTCGACACTGACCCGGCAGGGCCTGCACCTCGACGCGGCTGATCTGGCCCAGGTGCGGCGCACGGCGCTGTCTGCGTCGACGGCCAAGGCGCTGTCGCACAACTGTGCGGCGGGATACGCGTTCGGCAAGCTTCTCGGTGAGCAGGCACCGGACCCGTTCGCTGCGACGACGCAGGGCACGGCAGTCCACTCCGTGCTCGAGGAGCTGTACAAGCTGCCGGGCGGCAAACGGACTAGGCGGCGGGCAGCGAACATCCTGCTGTCGATGGTCGCGCAGTGGCGCCATGGTGACTTCCCGCAGCTGAACGATCCGGTGACCCGGCAGTTGTTCATCGCCGACGTGATCGGCAAGTACCAGGGGATCTTCGACATCGAGGACCCGCGCGAGGTGGACGTGGTGGCGACCGAATGGCCGCTGCGGGGGATCGAGCTCGGGGGAGTGCCGTTCATCGGCTTCGTCGACCTCACCCTGCGCGTCACTGCACGCGGACGGACCGGACTGCGCCCGGTGGACTTTAAGACCAGCAACAAGATCCCTGACAAGCGGAAGCTCGAGCTGTACGGCGATGACCACGGCGACCAGATCCGTCTCTACGCCGCCGGGCTGCGGAAGGTCCAGGACGAGCCGGTGATCGAAGGGCGCGTGAACTACACCCGCCACGGTAAGTCCCGGGTCGTTGCCGTCTCTGAGAAGCGGGTCGCCCAGACCGTCGGGGAGTTCGCCCGCGCCTGGGATATCCACAACGAGATGGTGCAGGAGGCGATGTTCCCGACCCAGACCGGGCCCCTGTGCGGGTGGTGCCCCCTGGTGAACCTGTGCCCGGCCGCGCAGGCCTCGAAGTTCAACACTGATCGGACCGACTCCCAGACCGCTCTCTGCCAGACGGATCTGATCGACATCGAGGCTGCGGTCCCGTCCCGCGAGGACCAGGCTTCGCCCACTGCCGTGGTGTCCCCGGCAGAGCCGGGAGAGACGACGGAGACTTCGATGGAGGGACTGATCATGGCCGAGCACGCACTTGCCGAGGACAAGCCGTGGGAGGAGGTCGTGCGGGGCAAGCTCAACGGGGCCAGCTACGCGGCGACCGGCTACTTCGGCATCTCCAGCCTGGCCTACGAACTGCTGGGCACGCACGGCGTCCCGATCCAGCGCATCGCCGTGGACGCCATGACGAACGTGCTCGCCTCGATCGTCACCGATGTGCAGGAGGGCCTGTCGGGGTCGACCTCGTTCCAGGAGGGCACCAACACTCGCATCCGGGGCGTGCTGCGCACCGTGCTCGTCTCCGTGCCCCCGCCGTTCGGGGAGGACGCCGAGACGTGGGCGACGTGGATCAAAATGGTCACCGGTCACACCCGCTCGATCGCCGCGGCCGCGGTACGCCTGGCCGGGACCGACGAGATCACCGCCGACATCGACACCCTCGCGAGCATCGCCCCGATGCGGAAGGAGGCCTGA
- a CDS encoding ATP-binding protein, whose product MATATMRDVRLEDHKVPKMPTATRVRYGDGRVLPVGGGLWLYRKAPLAPVKDAKTHAKALEVGDPIAAAIEELAAETPYTTARRSMARARYRPFHLLLVNLPRRYSPPEGSRHGETLQQWFGDERTQDRLLLMGTRLNDIVGGADRSIGDVIDSVATSMTTYEVPMVDYQQDLEDVGDMMTRSGFTIPTPKDFHLAESWWAAGGSTGASLLPHADHLHVFRTVAGSQTAARHDVDSCASWPTGIEGHHVLRMGSVYGLDLPFQGAANSLSTWASTLLDRGAVMVSIRGLIEPSPITRKELRRQRDRYLRDIRNAKAQGKLDDQQQEEMVQTLEQVEGAYSTGKAFPTLVETSVVAAFTGQGKKRLDTLGNGTAFEVAPMDNRQPLALAESWIGSPVRANPNLMDLPSSSVAYSGIASLGTVGDAHGANVGFTIRDRQEALMSATASSDTDVYPIFGCVGSSGAGKSQFMAYSAYQYALEGRPVIVIDPKKNSDFSESFGDHGTTFSLDSFAGGSGGLGGAGGTGVFDPLRFSKTPGDGINTAVSMLHAVNVWPHSTQNFEADLQEALKYGVTRGAKAIGTTLEIAKADGKATPELVDPILRQSKNDPLFGAMVGLQDDGEVLSAAEGITYIKVGNANLELPPMGVDQATLGLTQRVSAALIRMMVFGSAEALRGRRGVLMLDEAWVFLGAGAEEMERLGRLARSLEVFPILFTQRISDLIEANLTHHIARGIILHTKDPKEAEAAFQLFGVEPTPERLRFTTAPERIGKGGANFGSRKPLFEYDDKDNRVRLIRGAIGLYCDLDDRAVDVEIKIPPDFLAKSSTNALDRARREGRIVI is encoded by the coding sequence ATGGCGACCGCAACGATGAGAGACGTCCGCCTGGAGGACCACAAGGTCCCGAAGATGCCGACGGCTACGAGGGTCCGCTACGGCGACGGTCGCGTGCTCCCCGTCGGCGGCGGACTGTGGCTGTACCGGAAAGCACCCCTGGCACCCGTCAAGGACGCGAAGACCCATGCCAAAGCTCTTGAGGTCGGCGACCCGATTGCTGCCGCGATCGAAGAGCTCGCCGCCGAAACTCCGTATACGACCGCGCGCCGCTCGATGGCCCGCGCCCGCTACCGTCCCTTCCACCTCCTGCTGGTGAACCTGCCGCGCCGGTACTCGCCCCCGGAGGGCTCACGCCACGGCGAGACGCTGCAGCAGTGGTTCGGGGATGAGCGCACCCAGGACCGACTGCTGCTGATGGGCACCCGGCTGAACGACATTGTCGGCGGGGCTGATCGGAGCATCGGCGATGTCATCGACTCGGTCGCGACCTCGATGACGACCTATGAGGTGCCGATGGTCGACTACCAGCAGGACCTCGAGGACGTCGGCGACATGATGACCCGCTCCGGGTTCACCATTCCGACCCCGAAGGACTTCCACCTCGCCGAATCCTGGTGGGCAGCGGGCGGATCCACCGGCGCCTCGCTCCTACCCCACGCCGATCACCTGCACGTCTTCCGCACCGTCGCCGGGTCGCAGACAGCCGCCCGGCACGACGTCGACTCCTGCGCGTCCTGGCCCACAGGGATCGAAGGCCACCACGTGCTCCGCATGGGATCGGTCTACGGACTGGATCTGCCCTTCCAGGGTGCCGCGAACTCGCTGAGCACCTGGGCCTCGACCCTCCTGGACCGCGGCGCGGTGATGGTGTCGATCCGGGGATTGATCGAGCCGAGCCCGATCACGCGGAAGGAGCTGCGCCGACAGCGGGACCGTTACCTGCGCGACATCCGCAACGCGAAGGCCCAGGGCAAGCTCGATGACCAGCAGCAGGAGGAGATGGTCCAGACCCTTGAGCAGGTCGAAGGCGCTTACTCCACCGGGAAGGCATTCCCGACTCTTGTAGAGACGAGTGTGGTCGCGGCGTTCACCGGGCAGGGCAAGAAGCGCCTGGACACTCTCGGCAACGGCACCGCGTTCGAGGTCGCCCCGATGGACAACCGCCAGCCGCTCGCTCTCGCGGAGTCCTGGATTGGTTCCCCAGTGCGCGCGAACCCGAACCTGATGGATCTGCCGTCCTCGAGCGTGGCCTACTCGGGCATCGCCTCACTCGGGACGGTCGGCGACGCGCATGGCGCAAACGTGGGGTTCACGATCCGTGACCGACAGGAAGCGCTCATGAGCGCCACGGCCTCCTCGGACACTGACGTCTACCCAATATTCGGGTGTGTGGGCAGTAGCGGAGCGGGAAAATCGCAGTTCATGGCCTACTCCGCGTACCAGTACGCGCTCGAGGGCCGTCCCGTCATCGTCATCGACCCCAAGAAGAACAGCGACTTCTCGGAATCGTTCGGGGATCACGGGACCACGTTCTCACTCGACTCCTTCGCCGGAGGCTCCGGGGGCTTGGGCGGTGCCGGCGGTACGGGAGTGTTCGACCCGCTGCGATTCTCGAAGACCCCCGGCGACGGGATCAACACCGCCGTCTCGATGCTGCACGCGGTCAACGTCTGGCCGCACTCCACGCAGAACTTCGAAGCGGACCTGCAGGAGGCGCTGAAGTACGGAGTCACCCGCGGCGCGAAGGCCATCGGCACGACACTCGAGATCGCGAAGGCGGACGGGAAGGCGACTCCGGAGCTTGTCGATCCGATCCTTCGCCAGTCGAAGAACGACCCTCTGTTCGGTGCCATGGTCGGTCTGCAGGACGATGGGGAGGTCCTCAGCGCCGCCGAAGGCATCACCTACATCAAGGTCGGCAACGCCAACCTCGAGCTCCCGCCGATGGGTGTCGACCAGGCCACCCTCGGTCTGACGCAGAGAGTCTCTGCCGCACTCATCCGCATGATGGTCTTCGGATCCGCCGAAGCTCTCCGAGGACGCCGCGGTGTACTGATGCTCGATGAGGCCTGGGTGTTCCTCGGCGCCGGGGCTGAGGAGATGGAACGCCTCGGCCGGCTCGCCCGCTCCCTCGAGGTCTTCCCGATCCTCTTCACCCAGCGGATCTCCGACCTGATCGAAGCGAACCTCACCCACCACATCGCCCGCGGGATCATCCTGCACACGAAAGACCCCAAGGAAGCAGAGGCCGCGTTCCAGCTGTTCGGCGTCGAACCGACCCCGGAACGTCTACGGTTCACGACGGCACCGGAGCGCATCGGCAAGGGCGGAGCGAACTTCGGCAGCCGCAAGCCGCTGTTCGAGTACGACGACAAGGACAACCGCGTCCGCCTGATCCGCGGGGCCATCGGCCTGTACTGCGACCTCGACGACCGCGCTGTGGATGTGGAAATTAAGATCCCGCCGGACTTCCTGGCTAAGTCCTCTACCAACGCGTTGGACCGTGCGCGCCGCGAGGGCCGCATCGTGATCTGA